A single region of the Austwickia chelonae genome encodes:
- a CDS encoding bifunctional o-acetylhomoserine/o-acetylserine sulfhydrylase, whose product MTDWAFETRQIHAGQRPDPATGARALPIFQTTSYVFEDAETAANRFALSDLGPIYTRLGNPTTEVVENRLASLEGGVGALLLASGTAATTYAILNVAQAGDHVVASAALYGGTYNLLKYTLPRFGIETSFVQDTADLDQWRAALRPNTKILFGETISNPDQQVLDIEAVAGVAHEAGIPLFVDNTVATPYLIRPIEHGADVVIHSATKYLAGHGTSIVGVLVDAGTFDYTQDPEKFPQFNTPAESYHGLVYGRDLGVGSPFGANLSFILKARVDLLRDTGAAVSPFNSFLLAIGVETLSLRMERHLENARKVVDYLNGHSQVKSVNYASLKGNRDFDRAAKYCPKGSGAVFSFEISGGLDAGKRFVDALELHSHVANIGDVRSLVIHPASTTHSQGSDEDRAGAGITPGLIRLAVGIEHIDDILADLDKGFAAALS is encoded by the coding sequence ATGACCGACTGGGCCTTCGAAACCCGCCAGATCCATGCCGGGCAGAGGCCCGACCCGGCGACAGGCGCCCGAGCACTGCCGATCTTCCAGACCACGAGCTATGTCTTCGAGGACGCCGAGACCGCTGCCAACCGTTTCGCCTTGTCCGATCTGGGGCCGATCTACACCCGCTTGGGCAATCCCACCACCGAGGTCGTCGAGAACCGGCTGGCCTCCCTCGAAGGTGGTGTCGGAGCGCTTCTCCTGGCCAGTGGGACTGCCGCGACGACCTATGCGATCCTCAACGTCGCTCAGGCAGGGGACCATGTGGTGGCTAGTGCGGCGCTGTACGGCGGCACTTACAACCTGCTCAAGTACACCCTGCCGCGGTTCGGTATCGAGACGAGCTTTGTTCAGGACACCGCAGATCTGGACCAATGGCGAGCGGCATTGCGCCCGAACACCAAGATCCTCTTCGGTGAGACCATCTCGAATCCCGACCAGCAGGTCCTCGACATCGAAGCTGTGGCTGGCGTTGCCCACGAAGCAGGGATTCCGCTGTTCGTCGACAATACGGTCGCCACGCCGTACCTGATCCGTCCCATCGAACACGGTGCGGACGTCGTGATCCACTCGGCGACGAAGTACCTGGCTGGTCACGGCACATCGATCGTCGGCGTTCTGGTCGACGCAGGCACTTTCGACTACACACAGGATCCCGAGAAGTTCCCACAGTTCAACACCCCTGCGGAGAGCTACCACGGGCTGGTCTACGGTCGAGATCTCGGTGTCGGTTCGCCTTTCGGTGCCAACCTGTCCTTCATCCTCAAGGCGCGTGTCGACCTGCTGCGGGACACCGGCGCGGCGGTCTCACCGTTCAACTCCTTCCTGTTGGCCATCGGCGTGGAGACCTTGTCGCTACGCATGGAACGCCACCTCGAGAATGCTCGCAAGGTTGTCGACTACTTGAACGGGCACTCGCAGGTCAAGTCAGTGAATTACGCTTCGCTGAAAGGAAATCGGGATTTCGACCGGGCTGCGAAGTATTGCCCCAAGGGCTCTGGAGCGGTCTTCAGCTTTGAGATCTCCGGTGGATTGGATGCCGGGAAGCGTTTCGTCGACGCGCTCGAGCTGCACAGCCACGTCGCCAATATCGGGGATGTTCGTTCCTTGGTCATCCATCCCGCATCGACCACGCACAGCCAAGGAAGCGACGAGGACCGGGCTGGAGCGGGCATTACCCCAGGGCTGATCCGGCTGGCCGTCGGTATCGAACACATCGATGACATCCTGGCCGACCTCGACAAAGGTTTTGCTGCCGCATTGTCTTGA
- a CDS encoding AMP-dependent synthetase/ligase, whose amino-acid sequence MSSPAVAQEKIDQEILENRRPSIAHVFRDRVLTSGNQVAYKYFREDTLVDITWAETKDLVWSWAAGLLALNAQIGDRVAIASTTRFEWIVADLAVMCAGCATTTVYPTTNAGDVAYLLADSGSRIVFAEDAGQVAKLRGRRNEIPSVSKVICFEDEPLVDNDDGWVITLAELSEMGDEFLRRSPTAVDERIDALTSRHLATIIYTSGTTGPPKGAELPHDAFVWAGASIASINLMTEDDLQYLWLPLSHVFGKILLSIPLQVGFPTAVDGRLDKIVDNLAVVKPTWMGAAPRIFEKVKAKVGMTFDEATGVKALLIKWALGIGQQVAVHRQAGRKLPPHLLLQYIAADALVLRKVRERFGGRIRFFISGSAPLDPEVGWWFAAFGLLICEGYGLTETAALTTVNRPHTGTFRFGSIGWPAPGTDVKIAPDGEVLVKGPGVMLGYHNKPEATEEVFTEDGYFCTGDIGEIDERGFITITDRKKDLFKTSGGKYIAPAQIEAHFKGLCPYVSQFLVIGAGKPFASALVTLDEESITGWAAKNGMTGQPYEQIVTSSAARDLVQEYIDQLNANLNRWETIKQFSILERDLSIEHEELTPSMKLRRRAVLEHFPEHVERLYDESHRPK is encoded by the coding sequence ATGAGCAGCCCCGCAGTGGCACAAGAAAAAATCGACCAAGAAATCTTGGAGAACCGCAGGCCGAGCATCGCGCATGTCTTCCGCGACCGAGTCCTGACGTCAGGGAACCAGGTCGCCTACAAGTACTTCCGGGAGGACACCCTCGTCGATATCACCTGGGCGGAGACCAAGGACCTCGTCTGGTCCTGGGCTGCTGGCCTGCTTGCCCTGAACGCCCAGATCGGTGATCGGGTCGCGATCGCTTCCACGACCCGTTTCGAATGGATCGTCGCGGACCTTGCCGTGATGTGTGCAGGATGCGCCACCACCACGGTTTATCCCACGACGAATGCCGGAGACGTCGCCTACCTCCTGGCCGATTCGGGGTCTCGTATCGTCTTCGCCGAAGATGCAGGACAGGTTGCGAAATTACGTGGCCGCAGGAATGAGATCCCCTCGGTTTCCAAGGTCATCTGCTTCGAGGACGAGCCTCTCGTCGACAATGACGACGGTTGGGTCATCACCTTGGCCGAGCTCTCCGAGATGGGTGACGAGTTCCTCCGGCGGAGCCCTACCGCGGTCGATGAGCGCATCGATGCGCTTACCTCTCGGCATCTGGCCACCATCATCTACACCTCGGGGACGACCGGCCCTCCCAAAGGTGCTGAGCTCCCCCATGACGCCTTCGTCTGGGCCGGAGCCTCCATAGCCTCGATCAACTTGATGACCGAGGACGACCTGCAGTATTTGTGGCTGCCGCTCTCCCATGTCTTCGGCAAGATCTTGCTGTCCATCCCGCTCCAGGTCGGCTTCCCCACCGCAGTCGACGGCAGGTTGGACAAGATCGTCGACAACCTTGCGGTGGTCAAGCCCACATGGATGGGAGCCGCGCCGCGCATCTTCGAGAAGGTCAAGGCCAAAGTCGGTATGACCTTCGACGAAGCCACCGGAGTGAAAGCTCTTCTCATCAAATGGGCGCTCGGCATCGGCCAGCAGGTCGCGGTCCATCGACAGGCCGGGCGGAAGCTGCCTCCTCATCTTCTGCTGCAGTACATCGCCGCGGATGCTCTTGTGCTGCGAAAAGTGCGAGAACGCTTCGGTGGACGCATCCGCTTCTTCATCTCTGGTTCGGCTCCGCTCGATCCCGAAGTAGGTTGGTGGTTCGCTGCTTTCGGCCTACTCATCTGCGAGGGGTATGGACTGACCGAAACTGCAGCGCTCACCACCGTCAACCGACCTCATACCGGAACCTTCCGATTCGGATCTATCGGCTGGCCTGCGCCGGGTACCGATGTCAAGATCGCCCCCGACGGGGAGGTGCTGGTCAAGGGCCCCGGAGTCATGCTGGGCTATCACAACAAACCTGAAGCCACCGAAGAAGTATTCACCGAGGACGGCTATTTCTGTACAGGTGACATCGGCGAGATCGACGAACGTGGATTCATCACCATCACCGACCGGAAGAAGGACCTTTTCAAGACTTCTGGCGGAAAATACATCGCTCCAGCACAGATCGAAGCCCATTTCAAAGGGCTGTGCCCCTATGTCAGTCAATTCCTGGTCATCGGCGCCGGCAAACCATTTGCCAGCGCACTGGTCACGCTCGATGAGGAGTCGATCACCGGATGGGCTGCCAAGAATGGGATGACAGGCCAGCCTTACGAGCAGATCGTGACCTCGTCAGCCGCACGAGACCTCGTTCAGGAATACATCGATCAACTCAACGCGAATCTTAATAGGTGGGAAACCATCAAACAGTTCTCGATTCTCGAACGTGATCTGTCGATCGAGCACGAGGAACTGACGCCGAGCATGAAATTACGTCGCCGAGCGGTTCTTGAGCATTTCCCTGAGCATGTCGAGCGACTGTACGACGAATCTCACCGCCCGAAGTGA
- a CDS encoding FAD-dependent oxidoreductase, with product MRVDILVIGWGKAGKTLAARLAASGRSVVLVERSPQMYGGTCINVGCVPTKDLVVSAEMRRASDDPAAYFAEAVAERNSLVGALNRANHAMLTSVSSVTVLDGSAHFIGPKQVVVERGGDEITVEAETIIIGTGTVPRKPTVPGADGPRIFDSTTIQQVEPVPQRLVIVGGGFIGLEFANMFAHFGAAVTVLDSGVEFLPRVDRDVAVEVRETLTDRGIDIRQGLQIGEFRDRGDFVEVRSGDASFDADAVLVATGRMPATSGLGLEAAGITMDDRGYVVVDDQLRTTVDGVFAVGDVNGGPQFTYISFDDFRIVWDAVTGEGKRRRSDRRAVPNSTFITPPLSQVGMTEQEARESGRTVVVAKKKVASIAAMPRPKILGETHGLIKFLIDAEERTILGATVFCTDSQELVNMVALAIRLGATVEDLRDGIWTHPSSTEAFNEVLAATTPLV from the coding sequence GTGCGGGTCGACATACTGGTGATCGGGTGGGGCAAGGCCGGGAAGACCCTGGCTGCGAGGTTGGCCGCCTCCGGTCGTTCGGTGGTACTGGTGGAGAGGTCTCCGCAGATGTACGGCGGTACCTGCATCAATGTGGGGTGTGTCCCGACGAAGGACCTGGTCGTGAGCGCAGAGATGCGCCGGGCTTCGGACGACCCTGCTGCCTATTTCGCTGAGGCCGTCGCCGAACGGAATTCCCTGGTAGGCGCCTTGAACCGCGCAAACCATGCCATGTTGACCTCGGTGTCGTCGGTGACTGTCCTCGACGGGAGTGCCCACTTCATCGGGCCCAAGCAGGTCGTGGTGGAGCGGGGCGGTGACGAGATCACGGTGGAAGCCGAGACGATCATCATCGGTACCGGCACCGTTCCGCGGAAGCCGACGGTGCCGGGAGCAGACGGCCCCCGCATCTTCGATTCCACGACGATTCAGCAGGTGGAACCGGTTCCACAGCGGTTGGTGATCGTCGGCGGCGGTTTCATCGGGCTGGAGTTCGCGAATATGTTCGCGCACTTCGGCGCGGCGGTGACCGTTCTGGACTCGGGTGTCGAGTTCCTCCCGAGGGTGGACCGGGATGTCGCGGTGGAGGTCCGGGAGACGTTGACCGACCGAGGCATCGATATCCGGCAGGGGCTGCAGATCGGGGAATTCCGCGACCGGGGCGACTTCGTGGAAGTACGTTCCGGTGATGCCTCCTTCGATGCCGATGCGGTGCTGGTGGCGACAGGACGGATGCCGGCTACGTCCGGACTCGGCTTGGAGGCGGCGGGGATCACGATGGATGACCGAGGTTATGTCGTGGTCGACGACCAGTTGCGTACCACGGTCGACGGGGTTTTCGCGGTCGGCGACGTGAACGGTGGCCCGCAGTTCACCTACATCTCCTTCGACGATTTCCGCATCGTGTGGGATGCCGTGACCGGTGAGGGGAAGCGTCGACGCTCAGATCGCAGGGCGGTCCCGAACAGCACCTTCATCACGCCTCCTTTGTCGCAGGTGGGGATGACCGAGCAGGAAGCTCGGGAATCGGGCCGAACGGTCGTGGTGGCGAAGAAGAAGGTCGCTTCCATCGCGGCAATGCCTCGGCCGAAGATCCTGGGGGAGACCCATGGTCTGATCAAGTTCCTGATCGACGCTGAAGAACGCACCATCTTGGGAGCGACCGTCTTCTGCACCGATTCTCAGGAGCTGGTCAACATGGTGGCACTAGCGATTCGCCTGGGCGCCACGGTGGAGGACCTGCGGGACGGGATCTGGACGCATCCCTCCAGCACGGAGGCCTTCAACGAAGTGCTGGCTGCGACCACCCCGCTGGTCTGA
- a CDS encoding putative quinol monooxygenase has protein sequence MILINVKFPVKPEYADRWPEISREFTQATLAEPKNLWFEWSRSVEEPNTYVLVEAFEDDGAEPHVKSAHFAQMQQDFPQYLSATPQIINTQFESDGWGPMGELHVD, from the coding sequence ATGATCCTGATCAACGTGAAATTCCCCGTGAAGCCCGAGTACGCCGATCGGTGGCCTGAGATCTCGCGGGAGTTCACCCAGGCCACACTCGCCGAGCCGAAGAACCTCTGGTTCGAGTGGAGCCGCAGCGTCGAGGAGCCCAACACCTACGTCCTCGTCGAAGCCTTCGAGGACGATGGTGCCGAGCCCCACGTGAAAAGCGCTCACTTCGCTCAGATGCAGCAGGACTTCCCGCAGTACCTGTCCGCAACCCCGCAGATCATCAACACCCAGTTCGAGTCCGACGGGTGGGGCCCGATGGGCGAGCTACACGTCGACTAG
- the hrpA gene encoding ATP-dependent RNA helicase HrpA, with translation MPYQPPQPPRDEPVDPTSRKTGGGKGRRPPRHPGRRQQPDPTAANNRLEGRNEREAHRVEGRSTRRSDQRRSERSPRDGERREQRRRGPETPEQKAERIARREAAHQRRRASVPEITYPDLPVSARKDDIAQAIRDHQVVIVAGETGSGKTTQLPKICLELGRGIKGTIGHTQPRRIAARSVAERIAEELDVEIGAAIGYQVRFTDHTTRDTLVKVMTDGVLLAELQRDRDLRRYDTIVIDEAHERSLNIDFILGYLKQLLPRRPDLKVIVTSATIDPEKFAAHFTDAHGRPAPIIEVSGRTFPVEVRYRPLVRTEPNPKPGGDPLEIEIDQVTGICEAVEELWTEGGGAAGSGGTGGEGGHDILVFLSGEREIRDAADALNGMGLPDTEVLPLFARLSAAEQHRVFARHSGRRIVLATNVAETSLTVPGIRYVVDAGTARISRYSQRTKVQRLPIEPISQASANQRSGRCGRVADGIAIRLYTEEDFAGRSEFTDPEILRTNLASVILQMTSLGLGDISRFPFVDRPDNRMVTDGLRLLHELHAVDPDEPDPRRRLTSVGRQLAAVPVDPRMARMILAAAQEGSLREVLVIVAALSIQDVRERPADKQTQADQAHARFKEEHSDFVTLLNLWRYVKTAQKEKSGSAFRRMCQAEYLHYLRIREWQDLHRELRSVARDLGLVENSASASADQIHRALLTGLLSHVGLRDAEKRDYLGARGARFAIQPGSTLFRRQPDWVMSAELVETTRLWARTNAITDPEWIEHAAQHLVKRSYSEPRWSTSTASAVATERVTLYGIPLVADRTVQYGRIDPETSRDLFIRHALVEGDWTTPHRFFHDNRKLVDKLTEWESRARRRDILVEDEDLVEFYDHRIPKDVVSGAHFDSWWKKEHRRHPDLLTFTEEVLVAEASGGIDEALARDYPQVWHQGDLSLRLTYQFEPGTDADGVTCHIPLDVLNQVDDLGFDWLVPGMRAELATALLKSLPKSTRKHFVPTPDHAQRALSQADPVEGSLTDELARALWINTGVRVDPDEFDLERLPDHLRMTFRVEDRRRRRLAEGKSLTALQEQLAPKVRNTMSRAAGGLEKHGLTSWSFGQLPNTFEAERGRSTIQGFPALVDEGDTVAVQVLASLAEQESATRLGIRRLLLLNTTAPWQRILGLLSNTQKLALGHNPHGSVPALLDDVLACAVDAIVARLVAAKPGRKIRTEQDFQDALAAVRREIVPQVIEIVELVHPVLDRALAVRLSLDRMRSPAAADLKADLTGQLDALVYGGFVAATGFDQLRHLPRYLAGMIERIEKGSVDLRKDAERAAQVARVDAERIKVVESLPAGEREAADVRALRWMLEELRVSLFAQRLGTAGPVSEKRIYKAMDAVEDAHAR, from the coding sequence GTGCCATACCAGCCTCCGCAGCCGCCCCGCGATGAACCGGTCGACCCGACCAGTCGCAAGACCGGCGGTGGGAAGGGGCGTAGACCACCGCGTCATCCCGGTCGTCGCCAGCAGCCAGACCCTACTGCGGCGAACAACCGGCTCGAAGGGCGCAACGAGCGTGAGGCTCATCGCGTAGAGGGCAGGTCGACTCGACGGTCAGATCAACGTCGCAGCGAGCGGAGCCCTCGCGATGGGGAGCGTCGTGAGCAGAGGCGACGAGGTCCGGAGACTCCCGAGCAGAAGGCCGAGCGCATTGCGCGACGGGAAGCTGCCCATCAGCGGCGGCGCGCCTCCGTTCCCGAGATTACATACCCCGATCTGCCCGTCTCGGCGCGCAAGGACGACATCGCTCAGGCTATCCGTGACCATCAGGTCGTGATCGTCGCCGGGGAGACCGGATCGGGCAAGACGACCCAACTCCCGAAGATCTGCCTCGAACTGGGCCGCGGCATCAAGGGGACCATCGGCCACACCCAGCCGCGCCGGATCGCGGCCCGCAGCGTCGCCGAGCGTATCGCCGAAGAGCTCGACGTCGAGATCGGTGCGGCCATCGGCTACCAGGTCCGGTTCACCGACCACACGACCCGGGACACGCTCGTGAAGGTGATGACGGACGGGGTCCTCCTCGCGGAGCTGCAACGTGATCGTGACCTACGTCGCTATGACACGATCGTCATCGACGAGGCACATGAGCGCAGTCTCAACATCGACTTCATCCTCGGCTATCTCAAGCAGCTCCTGCCCCGTCGTCCCGACCTGAAGGTCATCGTCACTTCCGCGACGATCGACCCCGAGAAGTTCGCTGCGCACTTCACCGATGCGCACGGCAGGCCCGCGCCGATCATCGAGGTGTCCGGCCGTACCTTCCCCGTCGAGGTCCGTTACCGGCCGCTGGTACGCACCGAACCCAACCCGAAGCCTGGCGGTGACCCCCTTGAGATCGAGATCGACCAGGTCACCGGCATTTGTGAAGCCGTCGAGGAGCTGTGGACAGAAGGCGGAGGAGCTGCCGGGTCCGGTGGTACCGGGGGAGAGGGCGGACATGACATCCTGGTTTTCCTGTCCGGTGAGCGAGAAATTCGTGATGCCGCTGACGCCCTGAACGGCATGGGCCTTCCCGACACAGAGGTCCTGCCGCTGTTCGCCCGGCTGTCCGCAGCCGAACAGCACCGGGTCTTCGCCCGTCACTCCGGCCGTCGGATCGTGCTCGCCACGAATGTCGCTGAGACCTCCTTGACCGTTCCAGGAATCCGGTACGTCGTCGATGCAGGCACCGCGCGGATCTCGCGTTACTCCCAGCGCACGAAGGTGCAACGACTGCCCATCGAACCGATCAGCCAGGCGAGCGCGAATCAGCGTTCGGGCCGTTGCGGCCGGGTCGCGGATGGTATCGCGATCCGCCTGTACACCGAGGAGGACTTCGCCGGGCGTAGCGAGTTCACCGATCCGGAGATCCTGCGCACGAACCTGGCCTCGGTCATCCTGCAGATGACGAGCCTCGGGCTGGGGGACATCTCCCGCTTCCCCTTCGTGGATCGTCCGGACAACCGGATGGTGACGGACGGGCTGCGGTTACTGCATGAACTGCACGCCGTCGACCCCGACGAACCGGATCCGCGCCGCCGACTCACTTCGGTCGGACGGCAGCTGGCGGCGGTACCGGTGGACCCGCGGATGGCGCGGATGATCCTTGCTGCGGCGCAAGAGGGCTCGCTGCGTGAGGTGTTGGTCATCGTCGCAGCCTTGTCGATCCAGGATGTCCGGGAACGCCCGGCGGACAAGCAGACCCAGGCCGACCAGGCGCATGCGCGGTTCAAGGAGGAGCACTCCGATTTCGTCACTCTGCTCAATCTGTGGCGGTACGTGAAGACGGCGCAGAAGGAGAAGTCCGGCAGCGCTTTCCGCAGGATGTGCCAGGCCGAATACCTGCATTACCTGCGGATCCGGGAATGGCAAGACCTGCACCGGGAGCTGCGTTCGGTGGCACGTGATCTCGGTCTGGTCGAGAACAGTGCGTCCGCATCAGCAGACCAGATCCATCGTGCGCTCCTGACCGGTCTGCTTTCCCACGTCGGTTTACGGGACGCGGAGAAACGCGACTATCTCGGAGCCCGAGGTGCCCGTTTCGCGATCCAGCCCGGTTCGACGCTCTTCCGCCGCCAGCCAGACTGGGTGATGTCGGCGGAGCTGGTTGAGACGACTCGGCTGTGGGCCCGCACCAATGCCATCACCGATCCGGAGTGGATCGAGCATGCCGCCCAACACCTGGTGAAACGTAGCTATTCGGAGCCGCGCTGGTCCACATCGACAGCATCGGCCGTCGCCACCGAACGGGTCACGCTCTACGGCATTCCTCTGGTCGCTGATCGGACGGTCCAGTACGGACGCATCGATCCCGAGACCAGTCGCGACCTGTTCATCCGGCATGCACTCGTCGAGGGTGACTGGACGACCCCGCACCGTTTCTTCCACGACAACCGCAAACTGGTCGACAAGCTGACCGAATGGGAATCCCGTGCTCGACGGCGGGACATCCTCGTGGAGGACGAGGACCTGGTCGAGTTCTACGATCACCGTATTCCGAAGGACGTCGTCTCCGGCGCACACTTCGACAGCTGGTGGAAGAAAGAACATCGACGCCACCCCGACCTGCTGACCTTCACCGAAGAGGTGCTGGTGGCGGAGGCTTCCGGGGGGATCGACGAAGCCCTTGCCCGTGACTATCCGCAGGTGTGGCATCAAGGAGACCTGTCTTTGCGGCTGACTTATCAGTTCGAGCCGGGTACCGACGCCGACGGCGTGACCTGCCATATCCCTCTGGACGTGCTCAATCAGGTCGACGACCTCGGTTTCGACTGGCTCGTGCCTGGCATGCGGGCCGAGCTGGCCACCGCACTGCTGAAAAGCCTTCCCAAATCAACCCGGAAACATTTCGTTCCCACTCCGGACCACGCGCAACGTGCGCTGAGTCAGGCAGACCCCGTAGAGGGCTCGCTCACCGACGAACTGGCCCGTGCTCTGTGGATCAACACCGGGGTCCGGGTCGACCCGGACGAGTTCGACCTGGAACGTCTCCCGGATCATCTACGGATGACCTTCCGGGTCGAGGACCGGCGTCGTCGTCGACTCGCCGAGGGAAAATCCCTGACCGCACTCCAGGAGCAGCTTGCGCCGAAGGTTCGGAACACCATGTCCCGAGCCGCAGGAGGCTTGGAGAAACACGGCCTGACGAGCTGGTCCTTCGGGCAGCTCCCCAACACCTTCGAAGCCGAACGGGGGCGCAGCACCATCCAAGGGTTCCCCGCCTTGGTCGACGAAGGAGACACGGTCGCCGTTCAGGTCCTGGCCAGCCTTGCGGAGCAGGAGAGCGCGACACGTCTGGGTATCCGGCGGCTGTTGCTGCTCAACACGACCGCGCCTTGGCAACGAATCCTTGGGCTGTTGAGCAATACACAGAAGCTGGCCTTGGGACACAACCCGCACGGGTCGGTCCCTGCGCTCTTGGACGATGTCCTGGCGTGCGCTGTCGATGCCATCGTTGCGAGACTCGTCGCAGCCAAACCTGGGCGGAAGATACGCACCGAACAGGATTTCCAGGACGCGCTCGCCGCGGTGCGGCGTGAGATCGTGCCCCAGGTCATCGAGATCGTGGAACTCGTGCATCCGGTACTCGATCGAGCGTTGGCCGTGCGGCTGAGCCTGGACCGGATGAGGTCACCTGCTGCGGCGGATCTGAAGGCAGACCTGACTGGGCAGCTCGATGCTTTGGTCTACGGGGGATTCGTCGCCGCGACCGGTTTTGACCAACTGCGGCATCTTCCTCGCTATCTTGCCGGGATGATCGAACGGATCGAGAAGGGATCGGTCGACCTGAGGAAGGACGCCGAGCGTGCCGCTCAGGTGGCTCGGGTCGATGCCGAGCGCATCAAGGTCGTGGAGTCCTTGCCCGCAGGCGAGCGGGAGGCTGCGGATGTCCGAGCCCTGCGGTGGATGCTCGAGGAACTGCGGGTCAGCTTGTTCGCTCAACGGCTGGGCACTGCTGGTCCGGTCTCGGAGAAACGGATCTACAAGGCGATGGACGCGGTGGAGGATGCTCACGCACGCTGA
- a CDS encoding HIT family protein encodes MASIFSRIIAGDIPGRFVWQDPQCVAFLTIAPLTPGHTLVVPREEIAQWTDASPELFTHLSQVAQIIAQAQQQEWKSPRIGLLVQGFEVPHLHLHVWPASSAADFDIDRADHDPSPERMDDDAARLRQRLRSMGHGSQVPDGS; translated from the coding sequence ATGGCCAGTATCTTCAGTCGCATCATCGCCGGTGACATCCCAGGACGGTTCGTCTGGCAGGATCCGCAGTGCGTCGCCTTCCTCACCATCGCCCCGCTGACCCCCGGACACACCCTGGTCGTGCCGAGGGAAGAGATCGCGCAGTGGACCGACGCCTCTCCAGAACTGTTCACCCATCTCAGCCAAGTGGCCCAGATCATCGCCCAAGCGCAGCAACAGGAATGGAAGTCCCCTCGCATCGGGCTCCTCGTGCAGGGATTCGAAGTCCCCCACCTTCACCTCCACGTCTGGCCGGCCAGCTCCGCTGCCGATTTCGACATCGACCGGGCCGACCACGACCCCTCCCCCGAACGAATGGACGACGACGCGGCTCGGCTGCGCCAACGGTTGCGTTCCATGGGACACGGCAGCCAGGTTCCTGACGGGAGCTGA